Proteins encoded by one window of Bacteroidota bacterium:
- a CDS encoding SprB repeat-containing protein — MEQWTNRCNSHRLNSWNNTQPLQMQWMSTSCSYTVAEPAALTCVATGTNVSCNGGSNGTATSTPTGGTSPYTYLWSNGQTDATATGLLAGTYTATVTDANGCTTSCSYTVAEPAALTCVATGTNVSCNGGSNGTATSTPTGGTSPYTYLWSNGQTDATATGLIAGTYTATVTDANGCTTSCSYTVAEPAALTCVATGTNVSCNGGSNGTATSTPTGGTSPYTYLWSNGQTNATATGLIAGTYTATVTDANGCTTSCSYPVTEPAVLTCVGSGTNVSCNGGNNGTATSTPAGGTSPYTYLWSNGQTNATATGLIAGTYTAIVTDAIGCTTSCSYPVTEPAVLTCVGSGTNVSCNGGNNGTATSTPAGGTSPYTYLWSNGQTNATATDLIAGTYTATVIDANGCTTSCSYTVAEPAALTCVGSGTNVSCNGGNNGTATSTPAGGTSPYTYLWSNGQTNATATGLIAGTYTATVTDAIGCTTSCSYPVTEPAVLTCVGSGTNVSCNGGNNGTATSTPTGGTSPYTYLWSNGQTNATATGLISWNIYSNRYRCNWMYYIMQLSSYRASSINMRSTEQMYLQRR; from the coding sequence ATGGAGCAATGGACAAACCGATGCAACAGCCACAGGCTTAATAGCTGGAACAATACGCAACCGTTACAGATGCAATGGATGTCTACATCATGCAGCTATACAGTTGCAGAGCCAGCAGCATTAACATGTGTTGCTACAGGAACAAATGTATCATGTAATGGAGGTTCAAACGGCACAGCTACAAGCACACCAACAGGAGGCACAAGCCCTTATACATACTTATGGAGCAATGGACAAACCGATGCAACAGCCACAGGCTTATTAGCAGGAACATATACCGCAACCGTTACAGATGCAAATGGATGTACTACATCATGCAGCTATACAGTTGCAGAGCCAGCAGCATTAACATGTGTTGCTACAGGAACAAATGTATCATGTAATGGAGGTTCAAACGGCACAGCTACAAGCACACCAACAGGAGGCACAAGCCCTTATACATACTTATGGAGCAATGGACAAACCGATGCAACAGCCACAGGCTTAATAGCTGGAACATATACAGCAACCGTTACAGATGCAAATGGATGTACTACATCATGCAGCTATACAGTTGCAGAGCCAGCAGCATTAACATGTGTTGCTACAGGAACAAATGTATCATGTAATGGAGGTTCAAACGGCACAGCTACAAGCACACCAACAGGAGGCACAAGCCCTTATACATACTTATGGAGCAATGGACAAACCAATGCAACAGCCACAGGCTTAATAGCTGGAACATATACAGCAACCGTTACAGATGCAAATGGATGTACTACATCATGCAGCTATCCAGTTACCGAGCCAGCAGTATTAACATGCGTAGGCAGCGGAACAAATGTATCGTGCAACGGAGGTAATAACGGCACAGCTACAAGCACCCCTGCAGGAGGCACAAGCCCTTATACATACTTATGGAGCAATGGACAAACCAATGCAACAGCCACAGGCTTAATAGCTGGAACATATACAGCAATCGTTACAGATGCAATTGGATGTACTACATCATGCAGCTATCCAGTTACCGAGCCAGCAGTATTAACATGCGTAGGCAGCGGAACAAATGTATCGTGCAACGGAGGTAATAACGGCACAGCCACAAGCACCCCTGCAGGAGGCACAAGCCCTTATACATACTTATGGAGCAATGGACAAACCAATGCAACAGCCACAGACTTAATAGCTGGAACATATACAGCAACCGTTATCGATGCAAATGGATGTACTACATCATGCAGCTATACAGTTGCAGAGCCGGCAGCATTAACATGCGTAGGCAGCGGAACAAATGTATCGTGCAACGGAGGTAATAACGGCACAGCTACAAGCACCCCTGCAGGAGGCACAAGCCCTTATACATACTTATGGAGCAATGGACAAACCAATGCAACAGCCACAGGCTTAATAGCTGGAACATATACAGCAACCGTTACAGATGCAATTGGATGTACTACATCATGCAGCTATCCAGTTACCGAGCCAGCAGTATTAACATGCGTAGGCAGCGGAACAAATGTATCGTGCAACGGAGGTAATAACGGCACAGCCACAAGCACCCCAACAGGAGGCACAAGCCCTTATACATACTTATGGAGCAATGGACAAACCAATGCAACAGCCACAGGCTTAATTAGCTGGAACATATACAGCAACCGTTACAGATGCAATTGGATGTACTACATCATGCAGCTATCCAGTTACCGAGCCAGCAGCATTAACATGCGTAGCACGGAACAAATGTATCTGCAACGGAGGTAA
- a CDS encoding PKD domain-containing protein gives MRDANGVEGWDEQTVAQYAPLELSASISNYFNGNNISCYTCTIGTTINFDGTASFDPEFSPLTYDWDFDDNGAIASGATVSHTFSPGNVGPVT, from the coding sequence GTGCGCGATGCTAATGGTGTGGAAGGATGGGATGAACAAACCGTTGCTCAGTATGCTCCTCTTGAGCTTAGTGCATCTATCTCAAACTATTTTAACGGAAATAATATAAGTTGTTATACTTGTACCATCGGCACTACCATCAATTTTGATGGCACTGCTTCCTTCGACCCGGAATTCAGTCCTCTTACGTACGATTGGGACTTTGATGATAATGGCGCCATTGCTTCAGGTGCTACGGTATCTCACACCTTTTCGCCCGGTAATGTTGGCCCGGTTACATAA
- a CDS encoding T9SS type A sorting domain-containing protein — MLDNITNPTVTCAATDNTLCVGSNGTVSAASSGVTYLWSNGSTDATQSGLVSGTYTVTVFDQSTGCTATCSATVLDNIIVPSVVCSAINNTDCSQPNGSVSATATNVSYMWNNGSTNSSISGIFAGTYTVTVTDLTTGCTASCSATVINNGTNIPATPAAISGPIVVCRNSTQTYVIALVPGANTYTWTVPTGATVTIGQGTNTATVFFSNTSISGNVTVVASNLCGSSAPRNLFVTVVPNVPAMPTITGLQRGVCGRKNIVYTCSTVAGATSYTWTVPTGATLASGQGTTSIVVHFGNTFTGSGFITVKANNVCGSSNTRSYLVHGKLSTPTIIGANFTCKFQTGVVYSCTPVIGATSYTWTVVPGSTIVSGQGTTSIVVNWGAINGVIKVKANSVSVCSESVNSTHPVSFTCRAGNEGLSAIDVYPNPANDVLNVEYDSYLGGVASIQLFNLLGEELMMQQHLSNEGLNKVTFSIDKLPAGCYILKVNSMGYTQVVKVIKN, encoded by the coding sequence GTGCTTGATAACATTACTAATCCAACGGTAACTTGTGCAGCCACTGACAATACACTATGTGTTGGATCTAATGGAACTGTAAGTGCAGCATCTAGTGGCGTAACTTATTTATGGAGTAATGGATCTACAGATGCTACCCAAAGCGGATTAGTATCCGGAACATATACCGTAACGGTATTTGACCAGTCAACCGGATGTACGGCAACTTGCTCAGCAACGGTGTTAGATAATATAATAGTGCCTTCCGTAGTTTGCTCTGCCATTAATAATACAGATTGCAGCCAACCAAATGGTAGTGTAAGCGCCACTGCCACTAATGTTTCATATATGTGGAATAATGGAAGTACAAATTCCTCGATAAGTGGAATATTTGCAGGAACATATACGGTGACTGTAACAGATTTGACAACAGGCTGTACCGCCTCCTGTTCGGCAACAGTAATAAATAATGGAACCAACATTCCTGCTACGCCAGCAGCTATTTCCGGACCTATAGTAGTATGCCGAAATTCTACCCAGACGTATGTAATTGCATTAGTACCCGGAGCAAATACGTATACATGGACAGTACCTACAGGTGCCACTGTTACTATTGGTCAGGGAACCAATACAGCAACGGTATTTTTTAGCAACACTTCAATATCGGGCAATGTAACGGTGGTGGCATCCAATTTATGTGGAAGTAGCGCCCCTAGAAATTTGTTCGTAACGGTTGTGCCTAATGTACCTGCAATGCCAACAATTACTGGTTTGCAGCGTGGTGTATGCGGCCGCAAGAATATTGTTTATACCTGCTCTACGGTTGCCGGTGCCACATCGTATACATGGACGGTGCCAACAGGAGCTACCTTAGCAAGCGGTCAGGGAACAACAAGTATCGTAGTGCACTTTGGTAATACATTTACCGGAAGCGGATTTATAACAGTAAAAGCAAATAATGTATGCGGCAGTAGCAATACTCGTTCATACCTTGTGCATGGAAAGCTTTCTACTCCAACAATTATCGGAGCTAATTTTACGTGCAAGTTTCAAACCGGTGTGGTTTATTCTTGTACCCCTGTTATCGGAGCAACCAGCTATACATGGACGGTGGTTCCCGGAAGTACCATAGTAAGCGGACAAGGAACCACATCTATCGTAGTAAATTGGGGAGCTATTAATGGAGTTATCAAGGTAAAAGCCAATTCGGTTTCGGTATGTTCAGAAAGCGTAAATTCAACACACCCTGTATCGTTCACTTGTCGCGCAGGAAACGAAGGACTGTCAGCTATAGACGTTTATCCTAATCCGGCTAATGATGTATTAAATGTTGAATACGATAGTTACCTGGGAGGGGTTGCTTCCATACAGTTATTCAATTTGCTTGGCGAAGAATTAATGATGCAACAGCACCTTAGCAATGAGGGGTTGAATAAAGTAACCTTCTCGATTGATAAACTACCAGCGGGTTGTTATATATTAAAAGTTAACAGTATGGGATATACTCAAGTGGTTAAGGTAATTAAGAACTAA